In a single window of the Hippocampus zosterae strain Florida chromosome 6, ASM2543408v3, whole genome shotgun sequence genome:
- the LOC127602575 gene encoding protein FAM214B has product MRHIHVELSHKKAPLELPAQEGDLPPPTAPALGPDSGVRPGAARHFDQEDLRHQKVYQLSIFSQLGGFATATESHNDAQTRPVRVGVKRGLEEPQLTHKRPHVANCSDIDVLEGGLLCGPAPMPAVLMGLVRSSGGCGALYSCTQMEHRDSEAGSLPRSPPLSPNHNPSRRPAQHNHDRPVPDVFAPLSPKSPPMCDPSLGISARPEAPNGGRTPTYSIGSPGHESCSNGTVGGLPNPHMYDMPTYEPPSPASPTSPPGPFSPPHHTELQEPGEATEWDVGLESSPPERSATQTASSSNGLASWEKTPSSNGHRLSAAGHWPAKKRLLSPSETAESCSEDEGPSTSKRSRLSLLAPGLGSCRSTDAKAAPYWNHLLPPKCATDCTRSGRRLKSGPRVKSRQLRSGRHADSRTLARSSWPSSSISRSLLGNFEESMLKGRFSPSGRIEGFTAEIGASGSYCPQHVTLPVQVTYYDISEHSAPSPFLGLISLEQLGKKGYSIPKAGTIQVTLFNPNKTVVKMFLVTYNFDDMPTNHMTFLRHRIFLMPVEEEGDGKKHGLAGSAPLDGRKILCYLIHLRFHSSKSGKIYLHNDIRLLFSRKPVEVDTGIPYELKSFTEVPSNPKYSPRV; this is encoded by the exons TCTATCAGCTCTCCATTTTCTCACAGTTAGGTGGATTCGCGACCGCCACAGAGTCCCACAACGATGCCCAAACGAGGCCGGTTCGCGTGGGCGTGAAACGGGGTCTCGAGGAGCCCCAGTTGACTCACAAGCGCCCCCATGTGGCAAACTGCTCTGACATAGATGTACTGGAGGGAGGACTGCTGTGTGGGCCCGCTCCGATGCCGGCGGTGTTGATGGGCTTAGTCAGGAGCTCTGGCGGTTGCGGTGCTCTCTATTCCTGCACACAAATGGAGCACAGAGACTCTGAGGCCGGGTCATTGCCCAGATCCCCCCCACTGTCCCCGAACCACAACCCCTCCCGTCGGCCAGCTCAGCACAATCACGACAGGCCCGTCCCCGATGTGTTCGCACCCCTCTCGCCAAAATCCCCCCCGATGTGTGACCCTTCTCTGGGAATCTCAGCCAGACCCGAAGCGCCGAACGGGGGGCGCACCCCCACCTATTCCATAGGAAGCCCCGGACATGAGAGTTGTAGTAATGGCACAGTCGGAGGCCTGCCCAACCCCCATATGTATGACATGCCCACATACGAGCCCCCGAGCCCCGCCAGTCCCACAAGCCCCCCGGGCCCCTTCTCCCCCCCACACCACACAGAACTCCAAGAACCAGGAGAGGCCACCGAATGGGACGTCGGGCTGGAATCCTCCCCGCCTGAGCGAAGCGCCACCCAGACCGCTTCTTCCTCCAATGGCCTGGCTTCGTGGGAGAAGACTCCCAGCAGCAACGGCCACCGTTTATCGGCAGCGGGCCACTGGCCGGCGAAGAAGAGGTTGCTGTCCCCGAGCGAAACCGCCGAGTCGTGCTCGGAAGACGAGGGGCCGTCGACCTCCAAGAGGAGCAGGCTCTCGTTGCTGGCTCCGGGGCTGGGATCGTGTCGTAGCACTGATGCTAAAGCTGCTCCTTACTGGAACCACCTTCTTCCTCCTAAG TGTGCCACAGACTGTACGAGATCAGGGAGACGACTGAAAAGTGGCCCACGTGTAAAAAG CCGGCAGCTGCGCAGCGGTAGACATGCGGACAGCAGAACCTTGGCCCGTTCCAGCTGGCCCTCTTCTTCCATCAGCCGATCACTATTAGGAAACTTTGAG GAGTCCATGCTAAAGGGCCGCTTCTCGCCATCGGGCCGCATCGAAGGCTTCACGGCGGAAATCGGCGCCAGCGGCTCCTACTGCCCGCAACACGTCACGTTGCCCGTGCAGGTTACATACTACGACATCTCCGAGCACAGTGCCCCCTCGCCCTTCCTG GGTTTGATATCCTTGGAGCAGCTTGGAAAGAAAGGATACAGCATACCCAAAGCGGGGACCATTCAAGTG ACCTTATTTAATCCCAACAAAACTGTGGTAAAGATGTTCCTGGTGACCTACAACTTTGACGACATGCCGACCAATCACATGACGTTCCTGCGTCATCGCATCTTCCTGATGCCTGTCGAGGAGGAGGGAGATGGCAAGAAACACGGATTGGCAGGGAGCGCGCCGCTAGACGGCAGGAAGATTCTCTGCTACCTGATACATCTCAG ATTCCACAGCTCCAAATCTGGGAAGATCTACTTGCACAATGATATCCGGCTGCTATTCTCCCGCAAGCCCGTGGAAGTGGACACGGGGATCCCTTACGAACTGAAATCTTTCACCGAGGTGCCAAGTAACCCCAAATACTCCCCGCGTGTGTGA
- the naaladl1 gene encoding aminopeptidase NAALADL1, with translation MIKTVVTGLLCAAAALTAGILIGHYGIDKSSDSAPSWVKDVSKDVDENLLEELLSQVDNNRIQENLRELSKTPHMATTVGDEQTVQLMLNRWRDPETGLDRVWREEYMVYLSFPDPDKPNKVTVVNASNAVLHTVREKEKAYTADQEDPAVVQSYAAYSPAGQVQGKLVYANYGSAYDYWLLNQTMNLKDTIAITKYGGTGRADKAINAAPYGISGVLVYTDPLDMNDGFMSDNNETYPHSWYMPPSGTERGAFSSIYGDPLTPYLAAKEKTYRIPEEKITGIPPIPIQPIGYEDAYTLICELGGGQAPVEWQGAFNCTYNVGGPGFRPSSAFNNSDVKLAVFNNGQLKNSSNVMGVIRGSVEPDRYVIYGNHRDSWVHGAIDPGSGTSVMLELTRVLGKALKQGKWRPRRSIIFASWGAEEFGLIGSSEYTEQYLTKLSERTVAYINVDVAVQGNASLQASGMPSLQNVIFKAAKQVKAPGMDSMSVYDKWIRYANRTSPVYGPIPSFGYLTGAGSDYAPFVHYLGITSLDISYTFDRTKTRSRIYPAYHTAYDTFDYSAKFIDPGFYIHQAVGKTAGSVLVRLADSLVLPLNCSDYAESLEDYLSVALLIYEDQLLAHNISMEPIKRAVANFRSAASNLDKVIRSSDLANETPLKVRKINDQLMLLDRAFLNPVGSPSKFRHVIWAPLEVTMNTFPGLSDTYVQAMSSGTPAAWSQVHLLVSVMSQAIDGAAQMLLDVI, from the exons atgatAAAGACAGTGGTGACTGGACTTTTGTGCGCTGCAGCTGCGCTAACTGCCGGAATCCTGATTGGACACTACGGCATCGACAAAAGTAGCGACTCCGCGCCGTCCTGGGTGAAGGATGTGTCCAAGGATGTGGATGAGAACTTGCTCGAGGAGCTTTTGTCCCAGGTGGACAACAACCGCATTCAGGAAAACCTCAG GGAGTTGAGCAAAACTCCTCACATGGCCACCACAGTCGGAGACGAGCAAACGGTGCAGTTGATGCTGAACAGATGGAGGGATCCAGAAACGGGTCTGGACCGGGTGTGGAGGGAGGAATACATGGTCTACCTGTCCTTTCCTGATCCCGACAAGCCCAATAAAGTCACTGTTG tgaacGCGTCCAATGCCGTGCTGCACACGGTCAGGGAGAAAGAGAAGGCTTACACTGCGGACCAGGAGGATCCTGCTGTGGTTCAATCCTATGCTGCGTATTCTCCTGCAGGGCAAGTACAG GGCAAACTTGTTTACGCCAACTACGGATCAGCATATGACTACTGGCTGCTGAACCAGACAATGAACCTCAAAGACACTATCGCCATCACAAAATACGGTGGCACTGGGAGAGCAGACAAA GCCATCAACGCGGCTCCCTACGGTATCAGCGGCGTGCTCGTCTACACGGACCCATTGGACATGAACGACGGCTTCATGTCGGATAACAACGAGACATATCCGCATTCTTGGTACATGCCCCCTTCGGGCACGGAGAGAGGCGCGTTTTCCTCGATTTATGGCGATCCGCTCACTCCATATTTGGCTGCCAAAG AAAAAACGTACAGAATTCCAGAGGAGAAGATCACTGGGATTCCTCCCATTCCCATTCAACCCATCGGCTATGAAGATGCCTACACGTTAATCTG TGAGCTGGGTGGAGGACAAGCTCCAGTGGAGTGGCAAGGAGCTTTTAACTGCACATATAACGTTGGCGGTCCGGGCTTTCGACCCTCTTCTGCTTTCAACAACAG TGACGTGAAGCTGGCCGTATTCAACAATGGCCAGTTGAAGAACTCCTCCAATGTGATGGGAGTCATCAGGGGCAGCGTGGAACCCG ACAGATACGTGATCTACGGCAACCACAGGGACAGTTGGGTTCACGGCGCCATCGACCCGGGCAGCGGGACGTCCGTCATGCTGGAGCTGACTCGTGTGCTCGGCAAGGCGCTCAAGCAAG GCAAATGGAGGCCTCGTCGGTCCATTATATTTGCGAGCTGGGGGGCAGAGGAGTTTGGTCTCATTGGGTCCAGTGAATACACTGAG CAATATCTCACCAAGCTCAGCGAACGCACGGTGGCTTATATCAACGTGGATGTTGCCGTTCAAG GCAACGCTTCTCTCCAAGCATCAGGAATGCCATCGCTACAGAACGTCATCTTCAAAGCCGCCAAGCAG GTCAAGGCTCCTGGAATGGATTCGATGTCTGTGTATGACAAGTGGATCCGCTATGCGAATAGGACAAGCCCGGTCTATGGACCCATTCCCAG TTTTGGGTACTTGACAGGAGCCGGAAGCGATTACGCCCCTTTCGTGCACTACCTTGGAATCACTTCCTTGGATATTTCATACACTTTTGACAGG ACTAAAACAAGATCTCGGATTTACCCGGCGTATCACACTGCATATGACACATTCGACTACTCCGCCAAGTTTATTGATCCTG GGTTCTACATCCACCAGGCCGTCGGCAAAACCGCCGGGAGCGTCCTGGTGCGACTGGCCGACAGTCTGGTGTTGCCGTTAAACTGCAGCGACTACGCGGAGAGTCTTGAGGACTACCTTAGCGTGGCTTTGCTGATTTATGAAGACCAGCTCCTTGCTCACAATATCTCCATGG AACCAATCAAACGTGCAGTGGCCAACTTCCGCAGTGCAGCTTCCAACTTAGACAAAGTCATTCGAAGCTCAGATCTGGCAAATGAAAC GCCACTGAAGGTACGAAAGATTAATGACCAGCTCATGCTGCTGGACCGAGCGTTTTTGAACCCCGTGGGGTCCCCAAGTAAATTCAg ACACGTCATCTGGGCGCCACTCGAAGTCACCATGAACACCTTCCCCGGTTTGAGCGACACTTACGTCCAAGCTATGTCCTCGGGAACACCCGCCGCCTGGTCCCAAGTGCATCTCCTCGTGTCAGTCATGAGCCAGGCCATTGACGGTGCCGCCCAGATGCTGCTTGATGTCATATAG